One region of Chryseobacterium sp. C-71 genomic DNA includes:
- a CDS encoding 1-acyl-sn-glycerol-3-phosphate acyltransferase produces MSKFDDIRSFDDCEVNEAVKSIVRHPMMKALMNFTFPETDEKIWSENLKETHSIHDFQKNFISHTIRKILETSSQGLTHSGFDQLDKNTAYLFVSNHRDIILDTSLLNLILLENGHVMTASAIGDNLVQQTFLHKLAKLNRNFLVQRGLPLREQLKSSKLMSEYIFQLLFLENRSVWIAQREGRTKDGNDSTQQGILKMLAMASEGISLAEFFKKVKIVPLSISYEYDPTDVLKMPQLLAKHNDEIYVKAKDEDFNTMMSGVLGQKKRIHLHAGKVLESEYDEIATQYDHKNRQLQAIAQVIDDSIIQNYQLWPTNFIAYDLLHETHQFSKNYTEKEKQLFERRLEMRIDVSDDVLKEGFLAMYANPVINKMKYENL; encoded by the coding sequence ATGTCGAAGTTTGATGATATCAGATCTTTTGATGACTGCGAAGTCAATGAAGCAGTGAAAAGTATAGTCCGCCATCCCATGATGAAAGCGCTGATGAATTTCACATTTCCTGAAACTGATGAAAAAATTTGGTCAGAAAATTTGAAAGAAACACATTCAATACACGATTTTCAGAAGAATTTTATTTCACATACGATTCGGAAAATCTTAGAAACGAGTTCTCAAGGATTAACTCATTCGGGATTTGATCAATTGGATAAAAATACTGCTTATCTGTTTGTCTCTAATCATCGGGATATTATTTTAGATACATCATTGCTGAACTTGATTTTGTTGGAAAATGGTCATGTGATGACCGCTTCTGCGATTGGAGATAATCTGGTTCAACAAACTTTCCTTCACAAATTAGCAAAGCTCAATCGTAATTTTTTGGTACAAAGAGGATTGCCGCTACGTGAACAACTGAAGAGTTCAAAATTGATGTCTGAATACATTTTTCAACTTTTATTTTTAGAAAATCGTTCAGTTTGGATTGCCCAGCGTGAAGGTCGTACCAAAGATGGAAACGACTCAACGCAGCAAGGTATTCTAAAAATGCTTGCAATGGCTTCTGAAGGAATTTCACTCGCAGAATTTTTCAAGAAAGTTAAAATTGTTCCGTTATCAATTTCTTATGAATACGATCCGACGGATGTTTTGAAAATGCCTCAACTTTTAGCAAAGCATAATGACGAGATTTATGTAAAAGCCAAAGATGAAGATTTCAACACAATGATGAGTGGAGTATTGGGTCAGAAAAAACGTATCCACCTTCATGCAGGAAAAGTTCTAGAGTCAGAATATGATGAAATTGCAACTCAATACGATCATAAAAACCGACAATTACAAGCTATTGCGCAGGTGATCGATGATTCTATTATTCAAAACTATCAGCTTTGGCCAACGAATTTTATCGCTTACGATTTGCTCCATGAAACCCATCAGTTTTCGAAAAACTACACCGAAAAAGAAAAGCAATTATTTGAAAGAAGGCTCGAAATGAGAATCGATGTTTCTGATGATGTTCTAAAAGAAGGTTTTTTGGCGATGTATGCAAATCCGGTAATCAATAAAATGAAATACGAAAACCTTTAA